AGCCTCGGTCGCACGCTGATGGATCTGACCCGCGAAGCTCCCGAGGCCGCAAAGAGGATCGTCACCGTCAGCCCCGACGTGAGCTCAACCACCAACCTTGGTGGTTGGGTGAACAAGGTCGGTGTGTGGTCGGCGGCGGAGCGGCGCAACTGGTTTGCCGACGACCGTGAAACGCTGATCCACTGGCGCGAGAAACCGACCGGTCAACACATGGAATTGGGGATCGCCGAAACCAATCTCGTCGGTCTGATCGGCGAACTGGGCGCCACGTGGAGCCGTTGGGGCCAACCGCTTTTCCCCATCGGGGTCCTCTACGACCCCTTCGTCGAGCGTGCGCTCGAGCCGTGGTCCTACGGCATCTATGCGGGCGGCCAGTCGATCCTCGTCGGCACTCCATCCGGTGTCACCCTGGCCGCCGAAGGCGGTGCCCACCAATCGATCACGACGCCATCGGTCGGCGTCGAGCAGCCCGGGTGCATCAGCTACGAACCCGCGTTCACGATCGATGTCGAGTGGACTCTGCTGGCCAGCCTTGCCCGGCTCGGTCGACCGGACGGAACCTCCGCGTACCTGCGGTTGTCCACCCGGCCAGTGGACCAGACGTTAGCCGCTGTTCCCGCCGATCCGGCCGCGCGCGAGCGACGGCGCCGACAGGTGGTGGCGGGCGGATACCCGCTTGTTCGCCGGGAGAGCCCGATAGTCACGATCGCGGCCATGGGCGCGATGATGACCGAGGCGATCGCCGCGGCGCAACGCCTCGAACGAATGGGCGTGGGCGCAGACGTCGTCTGCGTCACCAGTGCGGGGCTACTGTTCAAAGCACTGCAAGCCCGACAGGGCCGCGCGCCGGGGGAAACCTGGATCCTCGACCAGACGTTTCCCGCACACCGCGCCACGCCGTTGGTAACCGTCCTCGACGGTCACCCGCACACGCTGGCGTTCCTCGCGTCGATTAACCAGGTGCGTGCTACGGCGTTGGGTGTCAGCCAGTTTGGTCAGGTCGGTTCCCTCGATGAGGTGTATCGCCACCACGGCATCGACACCGACAGCATCGTCGCTGCCGCACTCGATGTCGCTCGCTGACGGCGAATCGCCGGACACAACGCGATCAAAACACCTTCGAACTACTGTACAATCAATCGACGTTGGATTAACGTGCTCTGAGTAACACGTTCCGCGCCGCACTGACTGGCGAGCTCCGCTGCCCTGGGCCTCAGTTGGGCTTCGCGACCACTGTTGGTGGGCTGCGGACCAATAACCACCTACGGGCTACCGCCCTCCGAGCACGCAAGGAAGTGTTGCATGGTGAGCGTCGAAGAGGTCGCTCGATCGTTCAGCCTTTACAACCAGGAGACGATGCGCGACCCGCACTCCGCATACGACCAACTCCGGAGTAAGTGCCCGGTCGCCCACAGTGACATGGATGACGGCTTCTACATCGTCACCAAATATGACGACGTGGCAGCGGTCACCAGGGACACCGATACCTTCTCTTCGCGGGAAGTCGTCATCCCGAAGACCCAATTCGGTCCCGAGTTCAAAGACCGGCCGCCTGTCACCGCTGACCCACCCCTGCACGCCCGTTACCGCAGACTGCTACTCCCCGCCTTCACCCAGGTCCGCGCCCAAAAATGGGAGCCGACGATTCGCAAGATCGTGCAGGAAACCCTGGAACCCCTGCGCGGCACCACACACTGCGACGTCGCTCGGGTCTACGCCAAGCGCATCCCACTCCGCTTCATGTGCGCGCTCATGGGAGTTCCGTCCGAGATGGAGGATAAGTTCACCCAGTGGGCGCACGACTGCATCGAATCGATCGACCAGGATGCCATGCTGCACTCGGTCGGCGAGCTCGGGCAGTTCCTCGGCGAACAGGTTGCCAGGCGCGTCGAGCAGCCCACCGATGACCTGATCTCCACGTTGATGGCAACCGAAGTCGACGGGTGGCGCTTGGAAGGTCAGGACCTCGTCGCCTTGCTGATGGTCGTGCTGCTCGCCGGCCTGGACACCACGTGGACCGTGCTGAGCAGCACATTCCTGCACCTCGCAACGCACCCGGAAGACCGGCGGCGCCTGGTCTCGGAACCGGAACTCATCCCGACAGCCGTCGAGGAAGCGCTGCGGTTCTACTCGCCGGTTGCCCTCAGCCGTGAAACGACCAGGGACGCCCGCGTGGGTGGGGTGACCATACCGGCGGAGTCGATGGTGCTGCTTTCCTGGCCGGCAGCGAACAGAGACCCCGACGCGTTTCCTGACGCAGACAAATTCGTCGTCGACCGCGCCGAAAACCGCCACATCGCCTTCGGTTCCGGAATCCACCGCTGTGTCGGCGCGCCGATCGCCCGCTTGGAGCTGCGGATAGCCCTCGAGGAATGGTTGCAGGTCATACCGGAGTTCGAGCTGGAGGACCCTGACAGCGTTACGTTCGCCACGGGGCACGTCTGGGGGCCGCGTACCGTGCGGCTGGTGTACCCCCCGGCCTGACGGGAGGGAAGACCTATGAAGGTAACCGTGAGCGGCGCCTGCCAGGGGCATAACCGCTGCCTGCTGTTCGACACCGACGTCTTCGTATCCGACGATCTCGGATATGTCACCGCCGCCGGAGACGGCGTAGTGCCCGATAACGAACGGGAAGCCGTTGCACTGGCGGCGTTGAACTGCCCAGAACGCGCAATCATCATCGCCGAGGAGAACAGCTGAACACCGAGACCGGGAGTGAGAACCTCGCCTTGGGCGGCGCCGTGCTGCTCGGCCCACCCTGCACCAGACGGCACCCAAGACGGAGCAAACGATGAGAGCGCTCGACGACAAGGTCATCCTGGTAGCAGGCGGCGGATCGGGTATCGGCGCCGCTGCCGCGTGCAGATTGGGGCAAGAGGGCGCCACGGTCGCCGTGGGGGATCTCGACGCCGACGCGGCGCGGGATACCGCCGGGAAGATCGAGAGCGCCGGCGGTCGCGCGATAGGCCTGTGCTATGACCAGGGTGACGAAGAGTCCATCAAGAA
This genomic window from Mycobacterium saskatchewanense contains:
- a CDS encoding cytochrome P450 — translated: MVSVEEVARSFSLYNQETMRDPHSAYDQLRSKCPVAHSDMDDGFYIVTKYDDVAAVTRDTDTFSSREVVIPKTQFGPEFKDRPPVTADPPLHARYRRLLLPAFTQVRAQKWEPTIRKIVQETLEPLRGTTHCDVARVYAKRIPLRFMCALMGVPSEMEDKFTQWAHDCIESIDQDAMLHSVGELGQFLGEQVARRVEQPTDDLISTLMATEVDGWRLEGQDLVALLMVVLLAGLDTTWTVLSSTFLHLATHPEDRRRLVSEPELIPTAVEEALRFYSPVALSRETTRDARVGGVTIPAESMVLLSWPAANRDPDAFPDADKFVVDRAENRHIAFGSGIHRCVGAPIARLELRIALEEWLQVIPEFELEDPDSVTFATGHVWGPRTVRLVYPPA
- a CDS encoding ferredoxin; translation: MKVTVSGACQGHNRCLLFDTDVFVSDDLGYVTAAGDGVVPDNEREAVALAALNCPERAIIIAEENS